A section of the Macadamia integrifolia cultivar HAES 741 chromosome 9, SCU_Mint_v3, whole genome shotgun sequence genome encodes:
- the LOC122089181 gene encoding metal tolerance protein 4-like isoform X1, with the protein MGESSDIKKPLLSNDGQKPDDNRQPVNRRNSVNAIIDSFTANLPNKLRSGIDPEDPLNVDLSKAKSLNQGEKEYYEKQFATLKSFEEVDSLETANSIDEFQDHGQEAKHERAMKISNYANILLLACKIYATVRSGSIAIAASTLDSLLDLMAGGILWFTHLSMKNINIYKYPIGKLRVQPVGIIIFAAVMATLGFQVLVQALEQLIKNEPSEKMTSEQLVWLYAIMLSATVIKLGLWIYCRTSGNKIVRAYAKDHYFDVVTNVVGLVAAVLGDKFFWWIDPTGAIVLAIYTISNWSGTVLENAASLVGQSAPPEVLQKLTYLVIRHHPKIKRVDTVRAYTFGVLYFVEVDIELPEDLPLKEAHAIGESLQIKIEELPEVERAFVHLDFECDHKPEHSILSKLPDSQP; encoded by the exons ATGGGAGAAAGTTCGGACATCAAGAAGCCATTGTTGTCGAATGATGGACAAAAGCCCGACGATAATCGTCAACCAGTGAATCGCCGGAACTCGGTGAACGCCATTATTGACAGTTTCACTGCCAATTTGCCCAACAAGCTTAGATCCGGCATTGATCCCGAGGACCCTCTCAACGTTGATTTATCTAAAGCCAAAAGCTTAAACCAGG GGGAAAAGGAATACTATGAAAAACAATTTGCAACCCTAAAATCCTTTGAGGAAGTTGACTCTTTAGAAACAGCCAACAGCATCGACGAGTTTCAAGACCATGGACAAGAAGCCAAACATGAAAGAGCAATGAAGATATCCAATTATGCAAATATTCTTTTGCTGGCATGTAAG ATCTATGCTACAGTAAGGAGTGGGTCAATTGCTATTGCAGCTTCTACACTTGATTCTCTACTGGATCTTATGGCTGGTGGAATTCTTTGGTTCACACACTTgtcaatgaaaaatataaatatctATAAATATCCAATTGGAAAGCTGAGGGTGCAACCAGTGGGCATTATTATTTTTGCAGCTGTTATGGCTACTCTTG GCTTTCAGGTACTGGTGCAGGCTTTAGAACAACTGATAAAAAATGAACCTTCAGAAAAGATGACCTCAGAGCAGCTTGTGTGGTTGTATGCGATAATGCTTTCTGCTACCGTGATAAAGCTGGGCCTCTGGATCTATTGCAGAACCTCAGGAAACAAGATAGTCCGTGCTTATGCAAAG GATCACTATTTCGATGTGGTAACAAACGTTGTTGGCTTAGTTGCTGCTGTTCTTGGTGATAAATTCTTCTGGTGGATTGACCCTACTGGTGCTATTGTTCTTGCAATTTATACAATTTCAAACTGGTCTGGGACTGTACTAGAAAAtgcag CTTCTCTGGTAGGGCAGTCAGCCCCACCAGAAGTCTTACAGAAATTGACATACTTGGTCATAAGGCACCATCCTAAAATCAAGCGCGTTGACACAGTTCGAGCTTACACTTTTGGTGTTCTTTATTTTGTAGAG GTTGACATTGAACTTCCCGAAGATTTGCCACTGAAAGAAGCCCACGCAATTGGAGAGTCTTTGCAAATAAAGATTGAGGAGCTTCCTGAAGTTGAGCGAGCATTTGTCCACCTTGATTTTGAGTGTGATCACAAACCAGAGCACTCTATTCTTAGCAAGCTTCCTGACAGTCAGCCTTGA
- the LOC122089186 gene encoding casein kinase 1-like protein HD16 yields the protein MPELRSGVRRARAPVVDQGRKPRGRAAKISEPVFGNCVRTRAAVAKEEAAKAKAVRIGVKTRAGKPRTRLTAKNQAKAAVIVISEKNGDSGRDRVKEPREEGKGRGGDRIGNLGNEVWAENRKKEAMGDDSGGLSANKVAGQEEEGSTAPFPERVQVGGSPVYKIDRKLGKGGFGQVFVGRRVMGGNERSTASGPMEVALKFEHRSSKGCNYGPPYEWQVYSYIGGSHGVPKVHYKGRQGDYYIMVMDMLGPSLWDTWNSSGQSMSSEMVACIAVESISILEKMHSKGYVHGDVKPENFLLGQPATPQEKKLFLVDLGLATRWRDSTSGQHVDYDQRPDVFRGTVRYASVHAHLGRTASRRDDLESLAYTLLFLHRGRLPWQGYQGDNKSFLVCKKKMATSPEMLCCFCPPPFKQFLEIVVNMKFDEEPDYSKLISLFDGLIGPNPAIRPINTDGAQKVGQKRGRLTIDEDDDGVPKKKVRIGVPATQWISVYNARLPMKQRYHYNVADARLPQHVERGNEDGLLISCAASSSNLWALIMDAGTGFSSQVYELSPYFLHKEWIMEQWEKNYYISSIAGTNNGSSLVVMSKGTLYTQQSYKVSDSFPFKWINKKWREGFHVTSMATAGSRWGVVMSRNAGFSDQVVELDFLYPSEGIHKRWDCGYRITSTAATFDQAALILSVPKRRPGDETQETLRTSQFPSTHVKEKWAKNLYLASICYGRTVS from the exons ATGCCAGAGCTGCGTAGTGGAGTACGTCGTGCTCGTGCTCCGGTTGTAGATCAGGGGCGCAAGCCGAGAGGTCGAGCTGCGAAAATATCCGAGCCCGTGTTCGGTAATTGTGTCAGAACTAGAGCGGCAGTCGCGAAGGAGGAGGCTGCGAAGGCTAAAGCTGTTCGAATTGGGGTTAAAACTCGTGCTGGGAAGCCCAGAACGAGGTTGACCGCGAAGAATCAAGCCAAGGCTGCGGTGATTGTGATTTCGGAGAAGAACGGTGATTCTGGTCGCGATCGTGTTAAGGAACCTCGAGAAGAGGGAAAAGGCCGAGGGGGAGATCGGATTGGCAATTTAGGGAACGAGGTTTGGGCTGAGAATCGTAAGAAAGAAGCGATGGGCGACGATAGCGGCGGCTTGAGTGCCAACAAGGTTGCTGGtcaggaagaagaagggagcaCCGCCCCTTTTCCTGAACGG GTTCAAGTAGGAGGATCCCCAGTTTATAAGATTGACAGGAAGTTGGGCAAAGGGGGGTTCGGTCAGGTATTTGTGGGTCGTCGTGTAATGGGAGGGAATGAGCGGTCAACAGCCTCTGGGCCTATGGAG GTGGCTCTAAAATTTGAACATAGAAGCAGCAAAGGTTGCAACTATGGTCCTCCGTATGAGTGGCAAGTTTACAG CTATATTGGTGGCTCTCATGGAGTGCCAAAAGTACACTACAAAGGGAGGCAAGGGGATTATTATATAATG GTCATGGACATGTTAGGGCCAAGCTTATGGGATACATGGAATTCTTCAGGGCAGTC CATGTCATCAGAAATGGTAGCTTGCATTGCAGTTGAGTCTATATCGATCCTAGAAAAGATGCATTCAAAGGG TTATGTCCATGGAGATGTAAAGCCTGAGAACTTTCTACTCGGTCAACCAGCTACACCGCAGGAAAAGAAGTTGTTTCTTGTAGATCTTGGATTAG CAACAAGATGGAGAGATAGCACTAGCGGCCAGCATGTAGACTACGATCAGCGTCCTGATGTATTCAG AGGTACTGTTCGTTATGCTAGCGTTCATGCCCACTTAGGAAGAACTGCAAGTAGAAGAGATGATCTAGAATCTCTTGCATATACGCTGCTCTTTCTTCACCGAGGAAGGTTGCCATGGCAAGGTTATCAG GGTGATAATAAATCATTCCTAGTTTGCAAGAAAAAGATGGCAACATCACCTGAAATGTTGTGTTGCTTCTGCCCTCCGCCTTTTAAGCAATTCCTTGAAATTGTGGTGAACATGAAATTTGATGAAGAGCCTGACTATTCCAAGCTAATATCTTTGTTTGATGGTTTAATTGGACCAAATCCTGCGATAAGGCCAATTAATACTGATGGTGCTCAGAAG GTTGGTCAGAAACGGGGTAGGTTGACCATTGATGAAGACGATGATGgagtaccaaagaaaaaggtccGTATAGGAGTTCCTGCTACTCAATGGATTTCTGTCTACAATGCGAGGCTTCCAATGAAACAGAG ATACCACTATAATGTGGCCGATGCACGACTGCCACAGCATGtagaaagaggaaatgaagatgGTCTGCTTATAAGTTGTGCGgcttcttcttctaatctttGGGCACTCATTATGGATGCTGGAACTGGTTTCTCATCCCAAGTTTATGAGCTGTCACCATACTTCTTACataag GAATGGATAATGGAGCAGTGGGAGAAGAATTACTACATCAGTTCAATAGCTGGTACTAACAATGGAAGTTCTCTGGTCGTGATGTCCAAAG GGACCCTATACACTCAGCAGTCTTATAAAGTCAGTGACTCTTTCCCATTCAAATGGATAAACAAGAAGTGGAGAGAAGGTTTCCATGTGACCTCAATGGCAACTGCTGGAAGCCGATGGGGTGTAGTCATGTCTCGAAATGCTGGCTTCAGTGATCAG GTTGTTGAGCTTGACTTTCTCTATCCAAGTGAAGGTATTCACAAACGTTGGGATTGTGGTTATCGGATAACATCTACAGCTGCTACTTTTGATCAAGCTGCTCTTATCCTAAGCGTGCCTAAGCGCAGACCTGGTGATGAAACTCAGGAGACCTTGCGAACATCTCAGTTTCCAAGTACACATGTTAAG GAGAAATGGGCAAAGAATCTCTATCTGGCATCCATTTGCTATGGTCGCACAGTATCTTGA
- the LOC122089094 gene encoding uncharacterized protein LOC122089094 isoform X2, translated as MPGLPQRNAQFSNASFTLDSSTCLAGSVSADGIWSKHGGDVTFDQLQKFWNELTPQARQELLRIDKQILFEQARKNLYCSRCNGLLLDGFAQIVMYGKSLQQEGTAGQQPSNRGASTKQNDSGGNIMPSSCQDGIQDPSVYPWGGLVATRDGLLTLLDCFLGAKSLKAIQKVFDSARARERERELLYPDACGGEGRGWISQGAATYGRGHGTRETCALHTARLSCDALMDFWSALGDETRQSLLRMKEVDFIERLMYRFDSKRFCRDCRRNVIREFKELKELKRMRKEPRCTSSFCVADTAFQYEVSDDTVQADWCQSFVDTVGTYHHFEWALGTGEGKSDVLEFEDVGMNGHVQVKGLDLGGLGACFITLRAWKLDGRCTELSVKAHALKGQLCVHRRLIVGDGFVTITKGESIRRFFEHAEEAEEEEDDDSMDKDGNELDGESSRPQKHAKSPELAREFLLDAATVIFKEQVEKAFREGTARQNAHSIFVCLALKLMEERVHVACKELVTLEKQIKLLEEEEKEKREDEERKERRRTKEREKKLRRKERLKGKEKDRENKCVESKQTPLRPDICTEEQSPGGDEESINTIDSGDSIGDTGDSSIAESPQDIQYEQLSNGSVALTMQKDGAWHMCHTSDGEVCVKDSNGLFTIEQSKSSRRKLRFRKEFQSDPASKWCSNVSRQTRKNPVKSDTRNCVLKTGEKYHCSNNRMRDRYDFHSCGCNQNNGYRSRDEPHVSVTRPCREVKTVNKSDSASDVSRPFYRNNKYNNGCYIPDNCGILKSKVISGNATSSRDFLHTKKVWEPMESRKKYPRSNSDSDVSLGSTYKVDEDEESRCNGVGTLPPQSDNPLESPSELFSSAQSMNSGKSGGLNYYRSQKDDTGNESQKASQEVEKGCQNGFGLGDKSLYYSKDAASSSDNCSSCLSEGDSSSASSSSQNVESLSTSDSEDACQQSEGRDSSTCGQNGFLKCQDVVVDSKQNANGRESLSSMTNPGFPVSTCTVGGSFPEDPPVKHAYNPNSGIVSTDMASLPPIHSPSLHFPMFPAPSTMGYYHQHPASWPSAPANGFLPFSQPNRYLFTSPFGYGLSANRPSHFCMQYSALQPLTTPVLNVGQLPVYQPVSRGNGLTSKEHKGVTKLADTVVSEKPLERAAPIAGLCKKFHHVGKINAVGMLLNCLMTAQTSRCSILVGQ; from the exons ATGCCCGGTCTACCGCAGAGGAATGCTCAATTCAGCAATGCTTCGTTTACGTTAGATTCTTCGACATGCTTAGCCGGATCGGTATCGGCAGACGGAATCTGGTCGAAGCATGGCGGCGACGTCACCTTCGATCAGCTGCAGAAG TTCTGGAATGAGCTGACGCCACAAGCCCGCCAGGAGCTCCTGAGGATTGATAAGCAGATACTTTTTGAGCAAGCTCGCAAGAACCTTTACTGCTCTAGATGCAATGGGTTGCTGCTGGACGGTTTTGCGCAGATTGTCATGTATGGGAAATCTTTGCAGCAGGAAGGTACAGCTGGGCAACAACCCAGTAACAGAGGAGCCTCGACAAAACAAAACGATAGTGGGGGCAATATAATGCCTTCGAGCTGTCAAGATGGTATTCAAGACCCATCTGTTTACCCTTGGGGGGGTCTGGTTGCGACAAGGGATGGGCTGTTGACACTTTTAGACTGTTTTCTGGGAGCCAAATCGCTCAAGGCAATCCAAAAA GTCTTTGACAGTGCACGTGCAAGAGAGCGGGAGCGTGAATTGCTCTATCCTGATGCCTGTGGTGGTGAAGGTCGAGGATGGATAAGCCAAGGAGCGGCCACTTATGGTAGAGGACATGGAACACGGGAAACATGTGCTCTTCATACTGCCAGACTTTCTTGTGACGCACTGATGGATTTCTGGTCTGCCTTAGGGGATGAAACTCGGCAGTCTCTTCTACGTATGAAGGAAGTGGATTTTATAGAGAGGCTCATGTACAG GTTTGACAGCAAGAGGTTTTGCAGAGATTGCAGAAGGAATGTTATTCGCGAGTTCAAGGAGCTGAAGGAGCTGAAGCGCATGCGAAAGGAACCTCGCTGCACCAGTTCATTTTGTGTGGCTGATACAGCCTTCCAATATGAG GTATCTGATGACACTGTTCAAGCTGATTGGTGCCAGTCTTTCGTAGACACTGTTGGAACATACCATCACTTTGAATGGGCTCTTGGAACTGGAGAAGGAAAATCTGACGTTTTAGAGTTTGAAGATGTTGGCATGAATGGGCATGTTCAAGTGAAGGGCCTGGACCTTGGTGGTTTGGGTGCATGTTTTATTACATTGAGGGCTTGGAAACTCGATGGACGTTGCACTGAACTTTCTGTAAAAGCCCATGCACTGAAGGGTCAACTATGTGTACATCGCAGGCTTATAGTTGGGGATGGATTTGTGACAATAACAAAAGGAGAAAGTATCAGAAGATTTTTTGAGCATGCTGAAGAagctgaagaagaagag GATGATGATTCCATGGATAAGGACGGAAATGAGCTGGATGGAGAAAGCTCCCGTCCTCAAAAGCATGCGAAGAGTCCAGAACTTGCTCGAGAATTTCTTCTAGATGCTGCTACTGTTATATTTAAAGAACAG GTAGAAAAGGCTTTTAGAGAAGGAACAGCTCGTCAAAATGCCCATAGCATATTTGTTTGTCTTGCCCTAAAATTGATGGAAGAGCGTGTTCATGTTGCGTGCAAAGAACTTGTCACCTTAGAAAAACAG ATCAAGCTtctggaagaagaagagaaagaaaagcgTGAAGACGAAGAGCgcaaggagagaaggagaacaaaagaaagagaaaaaaagttgagaagaaaagagagactaaaagggaaagaaaaggataGAGAAAACAAGTGTGTTGAATCAAAACAAACTCCCTTGAGGCCTGATATTTGTACAGAAGAACAATCGCCAGGTGGTGATGAGGAGTCGATTAATACTATCGATTCAGGCGATTCCATAGGTGACACCGGAGATAGTTCAATTGCTGAGTCTCCTCAAGATATCCAATATGAACAGCTCTCAAATGGGTCTGTGGCTTTGACAATGCAGAAGGATGGCGCATGGCACATGTGTCACACTTCGGATGGGGAAGTCTGTGTAAAGGATAGTAATGGTTTATTTACAATTGAGCAATCAAAATCATCTCGGCGGAAGCTGAGATTCAGGAAAGAATTTCAGTCAGATCCGGCTTCCAAATG GTGCAGCAATGTGAGTAGacaaacaagaaaaaatccTGTAAAGTCCGACACCAGAAACTGTGTCCTTAAGACTGGTGAAAAGTATCACTGCTCCAACAACAGGATGCGTGATAGATATGACTTCCATTCCTGTGGCTGTAACCAAAATAATGGCTACAGATCAAGGGATGAACCACATGTTTCTGTCACCAGACCATGCCGGGAAGTCAAAACTGTGAACAAGTCAGATTCTGCATCGGATGTATCTAGGCCTTTCTATCGCAATAACAAGTACAATAATGGGTGTTATATACCAGATAATTGTGGAATTCTGAAAAGCAAGGTCATCTCAGGCAATGCCACTTCAAGTAGAGATTTTCTACATACGAAGAAAGTCTGGGAACCTATGGAATCACGGAAAAAGTACCCTCGCAGCAATTCAGATTCTGACGTCTCCCTGGGGTCTACTTACAAggttgatgaagatgaggaaagTAGATGTAATGGAGTTGGGACTTTGCCGCCACAATCTGATAATCCTCTGGAGTCACCCAGTGAGCTGTTTTCATCTGCACAATCTATGAATTCTGGAAAATCTGGTGGTTTGAATTATTACCGAAGTCAAAAGGATGACACTGGGAATGAATCACAAAAGGCCAGCCAGGAAGTAGAGAAGGGCTGCCAGAATGGATTTGGTTTAGGAGACAAATCTCTTTATTACTCAAAGGATGCTGCTTCCAGCTCAGATAACTGCTCTTCGTGTCTTAGTGAGGGAGACAGCAGTTCAGCTTCTTCAAGCTCTCAAAATGTGGAATCTTTGTCGACGTCAGATTCAGAAGATGCTTGCCAACAGTCAGAGGGAAGAGATTCTTCAACGTGTGGTCAGAATGGTTTTCTTAAATGCCAGGATGTGGTAGTAGACAGCAAGCAGAATGCTAATGGAAGGGAATCTCTTTCAAGCATGACAAATCCAGGATTTCCAGTGTCTACCTGCACAGTAGGAGGTAGTTTTCCAGAGGATCCACCAGTAAAACATGCTTATAATCCTAATAGTGGTATAGTCAGCACTGACATGGCTTCGCTTCCACCAATCCATAGCCCGAGCCTACATTTCCCCATGTTCCCAGCACCTTCAACAATGGGCTACTACCATCAACATCCAGCTTCTTGGCCATCAGCTCCTGCAAATGGGTTTCTTCCATTTTCCCAACCTAACCGCTACCTCTTCACGAGTCCTTTTGGGTATGGCCTATCAGCAAACCGACCCTCACACTTCTGTATGCAGTACAGTGCTCTACAACCTTTAACAACGCCTGTACTTAATGTTGGTCAACTTCCAGTGTACCAACCTGTGAGCAGAGGCAATGGTTTGACCTCAAAGGAGCACAAAGGAGTAACCAAGTTAGCTGATACAGTGGTAAGTGAAAAGCCTCTTGAGAGGGCGGCTCCAATTGCCGGGCTCTGCAAGAAATTCCATCATGTGGGGAAGATAAACGCTGTGGGCATGCTACTAAATTGCTTAATGACAGCACAAACTTCTCGTTGTTCCATTTTGGTGGGCCAATAG
- the LOC122089094 gene encoding uncharacterized protein LOC122089094 isoform X1 — protein sequence MPGLPQRNAQFSNASFTLDSSTCLAGSVSADGIWSKHGGDVTFDQLQKFWNELTPQARQELLRIDKQILFEQARKNLYCSRCNGLLLDGFAQIVMYGKSLQQEGTAGQQPSNRGASTKQNDSGGNIMPSSCQDGIQDPSVYPWGGLVATRDGLLTLLDCFLGAKSLKAIQKVFDSARARERERELLYPDACGGEGRGWISQGAATYGRGHGTRETCALHTARLSCDALMDFWSALGDETRQSLLRMKEVDFIERLMYRFDSKRFCRDCRRNVIREFKELKELKRMRKEPRCTSSFCVADTAFQYEVSDDTVQADWCQSFVDTVGTYHHFEWALGTGEGKSDVLEFEDVGMNGHVQVKGLDLGGLGACFITLRAWKLDGRCTELSVKAHALKGQLCVHRRLIVGDGFVTITKGESIRRFFEHAEEAEEEEDDDSMDKDGNELDGESSRPQKHAKSPELAREFLLDAATVIFKEQVEKAFREGTARQNAHSIFVCLALKLMEERVHVACKELVTLEKQIKLLEEEEKEKREDEERKERRRTKEREKKLRRKERLKGKEKDRENKCVESKQTPLRPDICTEEQSPGGDEESINTIDSGDSIGDTGDSSIAESPQDIQYEQLSNGSVALTMQKDGAWHMCHTSDGEVCVKDSNGLFTIEQSKSSRRKLRFRKEFQSDPASKWCDKRRTAVTSVNVPFLDESDPRLHFSSAGNPCRCSNVSRQTRKNPVKSDTRNCVLKTGEKYHCSNNRMRDRYDFHSCGCNQNNGYRSRDEPHVSVTRPCREVKTVNKSDSASDVSRPFYRNNKYNNGCYIPDNCGILKSKVISGNATSSRDFLHTKKVWEPMESRKKYPRSNSDSDVSLGSTYKVDEDEESRCNGVGTLPPQSDNPLESPSELFSSAQSMNSGKSGGLNYYRSQKDDTGNESQKASQEVEKGCQNGFGLGDKSLYYSKDAASSSDNCSSCLSEGDSSSASSSSQNVESLSTSDSEDACQQSEGRDSSTCGQNGFLKCQDVVVDSKQNANGRESLSSMTNPGFPVSTCTVGGSFPEDPPVKHAYNPNSGIVSTDMASLPPIHSPSLHFPMFPAPSTMGYYHQHPASWPSAPANGFLPFSQPNRYLFTSPFGYGLSANRPSHFCMQYSALQPLTTPVLNVGQLPVYQPVSRGNGLTSKEHKGVTKLADTVVSEKPLERAAPIAGLCKKFHHVGKINAVGMLLNCLMTAQTSRCSILVGQ from the exons ATGCCCGGTCTACCGCAGAGGAATGCTCAATTCAGCAATGCTTCGTTTACGTTAGATTCTTCGACATGCTTAGCCGGATCGGTATCGGCAGACGGAATCTGGTCGAAGCATGGCGGCGACGTCACCTTCGATCAGCTGCAGAAG TTCTGGAATGAGCTGACGCCACAAGCCCGCCAGGAGCTCCTGAGGATTGATAAGCAGATACTTTTTGAGCAAGCTCGCAAGAACCTTTACTGCTCTAGATGCAATGGGTTGCTGCTGGACGGTTTTGCGCAGATTGTCATGTATGGGAAATCTTTGCAGCAGGAAGGTACAGCTGGGCAACAACCCAGTAACAGAGGAGCCTCGACAAAACAAAACGATAGTGGGGGCAATATAATGCCTTCGAGCTGTCAAGATGGTATTCAAGACCCATCTGTTTACCCTTGGGGGGGTCTGGTTGCGACAAGGGATGGGCTGTTGACACTTTTAGACTGTTTTCTGGGAGCCAAATCGCTCAAGGCAATCCAAAAA GTCTTTGACAGTGCACGTGCAAGAGAGCGGGAGCGTGAATTGCTCTATCCTGATGCCTGTGGTGGTGAAGGTCGAGGATGGATAAGCCAAGGAGCGGCCACTTATGGTAGAGGACATGGAACACGGGAAACATGTGCTCTTCATACTGCCAGACTTTCTTGTGACGCACTGATGGATTTCTGGTCTGCCTTAGGGGATGAAACTCGGCAGTCTCTTCTACGTATGAAGGAAGTGGATTTTATAGAGAGGCTCATGTACAG GTTTGACAGCAAGAGGTTTTGCAGAGATTGCAGAAGGAATGTTATTCGCGAGTTCAAGGAGCTGAAGGAGCTGAAGCGCATGCGAAAGGAACCTCGCTGCACCAGTTCATTTTGTGTGGCTGATACAGCCTTCCAATATGAG GTATCTGATGACACTGTTCAAGCTGATTGGTGCCAGTCTTTCGTAGACACTGTTGGAACATACCATCACTTTGAATGGGCTCTTGGAACTGGAGAAGGAAAATCTGACGTTTTAGAGTTTGAAGATGTTGGCATGAATGGGCATGTTCAAGTGAAGGGCCTGGACCTTGGTGGTTTGGGTGCATGTTTTATTACATTGAGGGCTTGGAAACTCGATGGACGTTGCACTGAACTTTCTGTAAAAGCCCATGCACTGAAGGGTCAACTATGTGTACATCGCAGGCTTATAGTTGGGGATGGATTTGTGACAATAACAAAAGGAGAAAGTATCAGAAGATTTTTTGAGCATGCTGAAGAagctgaagaagaagag GATGATGATTCCATGGATAAGGACGGAAATGAGCTGGATGGAGAAAGCTCCCGTCCTCAAAAGCATGCGAAGAGTCCAGAACTTGCTCGAGAATTTCTTCTAGATGCTGCTACTGTTATATTTAAAGAACAG GTAGAAAAGGCTTTTAGAGAAGGAACAGCTCGTCAAAATGCCCATAGCATATTTGTTTGTCTTGCCCTAAAATTGATGGAAGAGCGTGTTCATGTTGCGTGCAAAGAACTTGTCACCTTAGAAAAACAG ATCAAGCTtctggaagaagaagagaaagaaaagcgTGAAGACGAAGAGCgcaaggagagaaggagaacaaaagaaagagaaaaaaagttgagaagaaaagagagactaaaagggaaagaaaaggataGAGAAAACAAGTGTGTTGAATCAAAACAAACTCCCTTGAGGCCTGATATTTGTACAGAAGAACAATCGCCAGGTGGTGATGAGGAGTCGATTAATACTATCGATTCAGGCGATTCCATAGGTGACACCGGAGATAGTTCAATTGCTGAGTCTCCTCAAGATATCCAATATGAACAGCTCTCAAATGGGTCTGTGGCTTTGACAATGCAGAAGGATGGCGCATGGCACATGTGTCACACTTCGGATGGGGAAGTCTGTGTAAAGGATAGTAATGGTTTATTTACAATTGAGCAATCAAAATCATCTCGGCGGAAGCTGAGATTCAGGAAAGAATTTCAGTCAGATCCGGCTTCCAAATGGTGCGATAAACGCCGAACTGCAGTTACCAGTGTCAATGTGCCTTTTCTTGATGAATCTGACCCTAGACTACATTTTTCATCTGCGGGAAATCCTTGCAGGTGCAGCAATGTGAGTAGacaaacaagaaaaaatccTGTAAAGTCCGACACCAGAAACTGTGTCCTTAAGACTGGTGAAAAGTATCACTGCTCCAACAACAGGATGCGTGATAGATATGACTTCCATTCCTGTGGCTGTAACCAAAATAATGGCTACAGATCAAGGGATGAACCACATGTTTCTGTCACCAGACCATGCCGGGAAGTCAAAACTGTGAACAAGTCAGATTCTGCATCGGATGTATCTAGGCCTTTCTATCGCAATAACAAGTACAATAATGGGTGTTATATACCAGATAATTGTGGAATTCTGAAAAGCAAGGTCATCTCAGGCAATGCCACTTCAAGTAGAGATTTTCTACATACGAAGAAAGTCTGGGAACCTATGGAATCACGGAAAAAGTACCCTCGCAGCAATTCAGATTCTGACGTCTCCCTGGGGTCTACTTACAAggttgatgaagatgaggaaagTAGATGTAATGGAGTTGGGACTTTGCCGCCACAATCTGATAATCCTCTGGAGTCACCCAGTGAGCTGTTTTCATCTGCACAATCTATGAATTCTGGAAAATCTGGTGGTTTGAATTATTACCGAAGTCAAAAGGATGACACTGGGAATGAATCACAAAAGGCCAGCCAGGAAGTAGAGAAGGGCTGCCAGAATGGATTTGGTTTAGGAGACAAATCTCTTTATTACTCAAAGGATGCTGCTTCCAGCTCAGATAACTGCTCTTCGTGTCTTAGTGAGGGAGACAGCAGTTCAGCTTCTTCAAGCTCTCAAAATGTGGAATCTTTGTCGACGTCAGATTCAGAAGATGCTTGCCAACAGTCAGAGGGAAGAGATTCTTCAACGTGTGGTCAGAATGGTTTTCTTAAATGCCAGGATGTGGTAGTAGACAGCAAGCAGAATGCTAATGGAAGGGAATCTCTTTCAAGCATGACAAATCCAGGATTTCCAGTGTCTACCTGCACAGTAGGAGGTAGTTTTCCAGAGGATCCACCAGTAAAACATGCTTATAATCCTAATAGTGGTATAGTCAGCACTGACATGGCTTCGCTTCCACCAATCCATAGCCCGAGCCTACATTTCCCCATGTTCCCAGCACCTTCAACAATGGGCTACTACCATCAACATCCAGCTTCTTGGCCATCAGCTCCTGCAAATGGGTTTCTTCCATTTTCCCAACCTAACCGCTACCTCTTCACGAGTCCTTTTGGGTATGGCCTATCAGCAAACCGACCCTCACACTTCTGTATGCAGTACAGTGCTCTACAACCTTTAACAACGCCTGTACTTAATGTTGGTCAACTTCCAGTGTACCAACCTGTGAGCAGAGGCAATGGTTTGACCTCAAAGGAGCACAAAGGAGTAACCAAGTTAGCTGATACAGTGGTAAGTGAAAAGCCTCTTGAGAGGGCGGCTCCAATTGCCGGGCTCTGCAAGAAATTCCATCATGTGGGGAAGATAAACGCTGTGGGCATGCTACTAAATTGCTTAATGACAGCACAAACTTCTCGTTGTTCCATTTTGGTGGGCCAATAG